A window of Ipomoea triloba cultivar NCNSP0323 chromosome 2, ASM357664v1 contains these coding sequences:
- the LOC116011272 gene encoding farnesyl pyrophosphate synthase → MSDLKAKFLEVYSTLKSELLNDPAFEWTDDSRQWVERMLDYNVPGGKLNRGLSVIDSYKLLKEGEELTDDEIFLTSALGWCIEWLQAYFLVLDDIMDGSHTRRGQPCWFRQPKVGLIAANDAIILRNHIARILKNHFKGKPYYVDLLDLFNEVEFQTASGQMIDLITTLVGEKDLSKYSLPLHRRIVEYKTAYYSFYLPVACALLMAGEDLEKHVGVKDILVDMGIYFQVQDDYLDCFADPKVLGKIGTDIEDFKCSWLVVKALELCNEEQTKTLYENYGKEDPACVAKIKVLYNDLKLQDVFAEYESKSYEKIVKSIEGHPSAAVQAVLKSFLAKIYKRQK, encoded by the exons ATGAGCGATCTTAAGGCCAAGTTTCTCGAGGTCTACTCCACCCTCAAGTCCGAGCTCCTCAATGACCCTGCTTTCGAGTGGACCGATGATTCTCGTCAGTGGGTCGAGCGG ATGCTGGACTACAATGTGCCTGGAG GGAAGCTGAACAGAGGGCTCTCTGTTATTGATAGCTACAAGTTGCTGAAAGAGGGGGAAGAACTAACCGATGATGAAATATTTCTTACGTCTGCTCTTGGCTGGTGTATTGAATGG CTTCAAGCATACTTCCTGGTTCTTGATGACATAATGGATGGCTCTCATACGCGGAGaggccaaccatgttggttcaGGCAGCCTAAG GTTGGATTGATTGCTGCAAATGATGCGATAATTCTCCGCAACCATATTGCAAGAATTCTCAAGAATCACTTTAAAGGGAAGCCTTATTATGTTGATCTGTTGGATCTGTTTAATGAG GTGGAATTCCAAACTGCCAGTGGGCAAATGATTGATCTGATTACCACCCTTGTAGGCGAGAAAGATTTGTCAAAATATTCATTGCCTCT CCACCGCCGTATTGTCGAATACAAGACTGCTTACTATTCATTTTACCTCCCG GTGGCATGTGCACTTCTTATGGCTGGTGAGGATCTTGAGAAGCATGTTGGTGTGAAAGACATACTTGTTGATATGGGAATCTATTTTCAAGTTCAG GATGATTATCTGGATTGTTTTGCTGATCCAAAGGTTCTTGGCAAG ATTGGAACAGACATTGAAGACTTTAAGTGCTCTTGGTTGGTTGTGAAAGCACTGGAACTTTGTAACGAGGAACAAACGAAGACACTATAT GAGAACTATGGAAAAGAGGATCCTGCTTGCGTAGCTAAGATCAAAGTGCTTTACAATGATCTCAAACTTCAG GATGTGTTTGCAGAATACGAGAGCAAGAGCTATGAAAAGATAGTAAAGTCGATTGAAGGTCATCCAAGTGCAGCGGTACAAGCAGTGTTGAAATCATTCTTGGCCAAGATATACAAGAGGCAAAAGTAG